The Ailuropoda melanoleuca isolate Jingjing chromosome 15, ASM200744v2, whole genome shotgun sequence genomic sequence CTTGGGGATTTGCGGGTCCAGGGGCGAGCCTCAGAGAGCTGATGTCTCCAGATGCTCATCTTTATCGAAATGAAACTGTTGGTGTGCTGTGGGCCAGACAGTGGTCCGCACTCTTTATTCACAGTAGCTCAGTCTCACACCGCCCAGTGAATAAGGACCACTgcccccatcttacagataaggagactaagtctgcttctctctcttcctctgccccttcccctgctcgtgctctctctctctctgaagtaactaactaactaactaaataaatctaccttaataaaaaaaaaaagaatctctaccTTAGAACAAGAAAATGTAGTTTAGAAGACTTTAATTACTACCTGATcaagtattttttgttgttttaatctgtaaTCAGCTATCATCATTACTAATTCTAGGAATGGTGTTTTTGCAAATGTGAAAGAGTATTAAGAAGTAGAAAGAGTATTAAAACTAATTTCTATAGCATATACTTAAGTTTTTTTCCATCATCTCCTGGCTACTGTGCCCGAACTTTAaaagtgtgtgcacatgcactgtcctccttccttccccacgtGGGCACACTAGATGGGATGAGAACTCCAGCACCATAGGCCTTAGAAACCATTGGCATGTTGCTCTTAGTCGTgtgtttaattttgtgtgtgaatgaaaagaacaaagtaagaaataaatagtTCTTTTTAAGTATCAGGCTTTATGTTAAACACATTATCATTTCagcaatagtaaaaaaaatatctgtcaaTATAAACATAGGAAGTTGATGacaatttgcatttcactgagtCCATAGGCCTGGTGAGATTAGCAGCCACAGCATGATTGAAGGGTCACAAAGTTTTCAGAATGACTCTTACCATCAAGATTTTTCTATGCTTTGTGTCTGGCCAGTCACGTCCTCTTAAAACTCTGAGTCTCGGCTGTACCCTGCCATTTACTTGGGTCAGTGTCTTTCTTTGTTTAAGACATTAGTCTTTTTAACAGATTTGAGACCCAGGTCCTGACTTTCAGCATGATCGCCTCAAGGCGTGTCAGGAAATCTGTGACCGTAATGTTCTGAATATTACGGGTGTACAGTCCATGATGATCGGTCTGTTTTACCGTATTCTGGACAAGACCATGCTTTAGCCTTTAGACAGCCCGTTTGTGAGGTCATCAGAATGTCCAGAGGTATTCCGCTAGTGTTCAGCCTTAGTCCTTCCTGCTTCAAAGCAGTCCTTCTGGTTCGGTTTGTTAATGCAAACTgcatgtgttttctgttgttcTGTAATGAGAGATGGCCTCCAGTTACAAGCAAAGAAGGTAGCTAGGGGGTAAGGGATCTTTATTTCCAGCATGGAGATTGACACCTTGGAAAAACCACTACAAGAGATAATAATTTACTCTTTCCTCATGGGAAAGTTCTAGATGACAGTGTATCTGCAGTCTCATTGAAAGCTGTGTTTAAAATAAGttattctttgctttaaaaactgTCTTTTAATCTtactaaaaaatacttaaaaccaAGTCCTTTTTTCTCGAGTACTGCGTTTCTGCATTAGGTGATGCTAGGTAGCAAACAGGCTGCATTTTTCAGGTCTCTGCATTGTCATGGGTCCAGCCACTTTTCTTCCCagaagtcaatttaaaaaaaaaagtctgtgcaGTTAAAGTTTTAAAGCTCtcatttgtgtgtatatttaaagaaaaattcctgtTTTGGGCTGTTGTAAGTCTGTCTAAAAAGAGAGGGATTTGCTTGATTTCTACCCTGTgatatttttgaaagttaaaagattcaaaatgaaaaacaaatcgATTCTCGTccactctgtttttcaccatATGTGAATGTGAAAAAAGAGtctgtttgactcttgattttttccttttgtcatttcaGATAATTGGGGGAAAAGCCGAACAAGACCCATCACATAAACTAGGGACTTCTAATGTTATGCTTTCTAGTATTGGAAGTACCCAAACTAATGGACCTTCTGTTCCCGAGGAAGATAAAACCTTTGAGCCACTTGATAGCAAAAGAGCGTCTTACAGTGATACCGTCACACAGACCCTGTTCAGCAAGACTTATGATGGGCTCAGCAATCAGTCGGTGATCTGTCAGAAGCCGGCGTACAGCACCCTTGAAAGCAAAGTTGATATTTTTCATGCAGCAGTGCAAACAAAAACCAGTGCGTTACAGGGCCTCAGCCAGCAGAGCAGCCCCGTGAGTGACGAGTGTCAGCCTGCCTTGCAGAGGAAGGATGATACAGAGTACGTGATGATTAATCTGGAACCAGTTACATTCACTCTCGAAAAAAATACCTATGTACCGATACAGACAGAAGTTGTAAATAGAAGCGATGAGCCTACAACCTTTAATACGGAGTTGATGAAACAAGAGTCACCTGCTACGAGTCTTAGACATCCTGTGTCTACGTTTGAAAAGGCACAGACACAAGGCCTTACGGACGTTCCCTCTCCAGCAACGTCCAAACAAAAAGTCACCAAGTACCTTTGTGCCTCCTCAGTAAGTAGAGAGACACTTGGAAAAGAAATGTGTTCGCTACAGAAAGAGATCCCTGCTCCAGGCTCATCATCGCCATCTGATAACTCAGTGGTGGCAGAGGCGTTGTCACGAGTTAGAAGTTCTAATTATTCGTTACccagagaagaaatgaaactcTCTCAAGAATTTGTCCTGCAGACTCAGAGTCTCTTTGGCATATCTTCGGAAGAGATCATAGAGCCGTCCCAGGTTGAAGAAGTGGTCTCGGCATCTGCCTCTGCCACTTTGGGGGAAAGTTCCTCACGTAACTGCATTCCGTCAGTGGGTGATACGGCAGAGAGCTCCTCAGAACCGGGGAGTGACACGAGTGGTCTAAAGAGCGAAAACAGGAATTTTGAATCCTTTAATTCAGCTTTTACCAAACAAACCAGCCTCTCTGTGAGTAGAGAGGACGCCAGCTTGGAGTTCTCAGAGGAAGATTCTGACATTGACCTCACTCTCACGATATCGCCACCCACCAGCCCCAGAGAAGAGATACCAGCGGGGGGACTAGAGCTGCGGCAGGAGGCCCCAGTGTCAAATTTGGAACTTCAGGACACGACTGAAGAGATCATCGGGCCAGAAGAGGTGACTCtcctagaaaacccagaagtggatTCTGCTAATTATACATGTGTGTTCCCTACAGTGCCAGAGAAAGCGTTAGAAAgtaaggagagaaaaggggataATTTACAAACGGTTACCTTAATACTTTCTAAAGAAACTTGCGCCCTTGAGATTGCAGAGGAAGTGAATGTGACCTCGGactttccctttgcttctttcaTTGAAGAAGTGTCACCAGCTTCCAGTCCTGACCCCCAAGACCCAGCCGAAGCAGCACAGCCGTCTCAGGCTATGTCTCTGTGTAGTTTACAACTGGCCGGTATACGGGGTGAGAGCAATGACACATTCTCCCGGGTCGAGTCGGTAGATTTGGCCTTAACGGAGAAAGACAGTTCCTTTGTTGGTCCTGCCCATCCAGTGGGACAAGATGACTTAACTGGAGTACAACAGATGCCGCTTTCTGCTGAAATGCCTTTAGGAGGAAGTAAGCATCCAGGAAGGAAAGATAGCTATTTGACCCTTTCTGGGAAAGTAACTGAGGAAATTGTCCCAGGGGAGCATGGTGAAggtttctctttctcagaaaagATGCCATGCTGTGATACGGCAGAGCTGAGCCAGGCTGCCTCGGCTGCCAAATACGGAGAGGATGTCAAGCTTGCTCTAGAAAAATTAGTGACATCAGGAAATCCACTGCAGCCAGTTAGCGTACAGAACAGGAATTTAAGTCCTCTTGTCTTGAAGACTGGTGAGCCTCCGTCTAGTCCTAGAAAGATGATTGAAAATAAGTCTTTGGCGGACCCGTTTGTTTCTACAGCTGCTCCAAGTGGTATAGTGAACGTGTCACTAAAACAGACCAGCCCtaaaagtattaagaaaaatCTCTTTAGCAGCGATGTGAAGACAGATGGAGGCGTTTATGTGCAAGCTCAGTCCTTGAGCTCTGGCTCCGTTGGTGGAGCTGATACACAGACACACGGGCACTCAGACGTCCCCAAACTTGCTTTTCCCTCAGATGGTGCTGCCTTACCCCACTGTCCCAGACCCACGGACCCAGAGACTGGGTTCCAGACACAGGAAACCCCAGTAGTCAGAATGGCCAGTTTGCTTACGAATAGTGACGCTGAGGCCAAGTTCCATGAAGAAGCCACAGATCTAGGAGGTGTTGACTGCCAGTCAAACACCACATCTCCAAAAGGCAAACAAAAAGTTCATGTGCTGCAAGATAGGGCGGTGTGGGAAACAAAAGATCTGAGTGCTGGGCTTTTCCCCACTTGTGTACCTGCAGATTCATACCATAAAAGAGCCATCACCGGTGGAAATACCAGTAGAGAGCCTTGTGCTGCCGTTGTTCCCCAGTCTTGTGCCCCTCTTGTTTGTGGAGTTTCTGAAGAGCAGATGGCAGATAAGGGCTCTGGTGAGGGGCCCAGAGCTGAGGAGAACTCAGGGACCGTGGGTGGAGACGTGGATGTCAGTGGGAATTCTGACATCCATTATGAGCCGCTTTCTGGAGAGTCTGATCAAGACTCTTGTGGGGACTGTAGAGATAACAAGTCAGAGGTAGAGGGTTCCTGCACTTTGAGGTGTAGtcaaaccaagaaagaagaagaTGCTTCAAAAGATGATTATGACTCTTTCCTGAGCCTAAATAACAGTGATCATGAAGAGTGGGGCTACTCTACCCACACCCCAGGGCCGGAGATGGGCACTGCTCCCAGACACCGGCTCGTTGGATTCAAGAAAGAAGACAGGTGTGTGCCATCTTACATCCAGATCCGAGACCTCCATGGCACCCCCAGGACTTACGCTAATTTCACCATCACCAAAGAGCTCACAGATACCACGAGAACTCTGCACAGCCTAAAGAGACACCCCAGTTCCACTGCACAGTGTGGCTTGCTCAGCTCCTGGACGAATACCTGGCAGGTGGCAGATGACCTCACCCAGAACACTTTAGACCTGGAGTATCTGCGTTTTGCACATAAGCTAAAACAAATTGTAAAGAAGGGAGATTCTCGCCATTCTGCCTCCTCCACCAGTGTCTTTGCGAAGGAACCCCCTCTCCAAAGTGGTGCTGGAGCTTTCCCCCTGACAAAAGTACCTGAGCCCCCAGTCCTGCCCCTTGCCTCCCGGAGCAGAAGTCCCCTTGTGGTAACAGTGGTGCACTCCGGCGCCAGGCAGCAGAGTCCGTGCGGGACAGGCCTCACGCTCGCCAGTGTGGACAGTTCTTCCTTTTGGAAGGAGAGTGGTCCCAGTAGAAATCGTCTTGCAAATTCTGAAAGAAATCAGACTGTTTCATTCCACCTCAACAAACTGAAATATAACACTACTTTAAAAGAACCCCGGAACGATATTTCACTTATTCTCAATGAATATGCTGAATTCAACAAGGTGATGATGAATAGCAGCCCGGTCGGTTTCCCAGAGAAAGGGTCAAACGTGGCTTCTGGAGAAGCCGCCTCTCGAGAGCTGTATTCCTCTTTCCCGCGGGCAGCCTCCTATGAAGACGTGATCACAGACCTGTGTGCCAGTTTGCACGTCAAACTGAAGAGCGTGGTCAAGGAGGCCTGTAAGAGCCCCTTCCTGTTCTACCTCCTGGAGACCGAAGACCAGTCATTCTTCGTGAGAACAAAGGTACGGTGCCGGCTTCATCTCGGAGTGCACATGAGTCTGGCTGCCATCTAAGTCTAATTTAGAGGTCATACGGTTAGCGTTCTCGGCTTCAGAGAGAAATCAGGACAGGAAGTGGCCTTCGAGTCTGACAGCTGTGTCTTTATGTGCGTGCTAAGTGTTCCTCTGCCGAGATCACAGACCCTGCTATGGGGCCCACGTCACGAGTCACCTCTGCTTGTCCTGTCTGTCCGTTTCCGTCAGTCTGGAGTAGTCCCTCTGTCATATGTTACCTTTTGTGACCTCGACAGTAGTGAGTGTAGGCCAGTTAAGTGATAGTTTCCTTCCGTTTATGTTCATCTCCTGTTTCCTCATGATTTATGCGTTTTGAGTGAAAATGCCCACATACAATGTTCTCCTCTTAGTGCCTCGTAGGAGACGGCACACCGCATCGATTTGTCCCATTCCCGTGTATTAGTTCTTTTCACGTGAGATGGTTTCTGCCAGGTTCCTCCACGTCCAGTGTAAAGCTAATGAATGTGCTGTAATTATGAATGAATGGGGAGGTAGGATAGGATATATATCAATATCTTGTTCCTCGTCAGACTTGCACCCCCGTGACTTAATATCCATTGACGATTCTGGCCTGAAGCAGCTACTAATATAATGGGGGGAGGGTTCAAAGTCCATCCTTCCTTCTGCGTGTATCAGTGGGCGTTCTGCTGCAGGGTCgagctttcccttctcccccatttgcttatttttgtccCGTGGACCTGCATTCCATTGTATTTTATTCGGTTACCATCCAGGCCCTCAGCATTTTTTGTTCATCCTACGTGTGCTCCTtaaccccccccgcccccccccccgcagggaGCAGCAGCAGTTCTCTGTAGGTCAGAGTCTCTTTcctggtttgtttctctctctctcttttttttttccatgtttgttttgtttcttaaactccacataggAGTGAGATTCCggggtatttgtccttctctggcttatttcactcagcattataccctCTTGGCTCCATCCACGtctttgaaaatggcaagatttcattcttttttacggctaagtaatattcccttgtgtgtgtgtgtgtgtgtgtgtgtgtacacacacatacatcatctttatccattcatcagtcagtggacgcttgggctgcttccgtgaTTTGGttattgtaggtaatgctgcagtaaacacaggggtgcatgtgcccctctgaattagtgttttcgtattctttgggtaaatacccaccagtgagattgctggatcgtagggtagttctatttttaactttctaaggaacctccgtactgttttgcAGTGTGGCTGCACCCGTTTGCATTCCCCCCACCAGTGCACagggtccctttttctccacatccttgcgagcacttgtttcttgtgggggattattaaagttttattattattattattattatttatttaaataatctcagCACCCAGTGTGGGTGCATGACACCGGAGGGAGAGAACTGCTCTTCTGGCAAAGGTGGCCAGGACAAGCCTCCTGGTGCTGTCACGACCCCACGATCAAGAGTTGCACAGtcctccagctgagccagccaggcgcccctcttatgtTGAGTTTAGCtgttctggcaggtgtgaggtggtgtctcattgtggttttgacttgcatttccctgatgacgagtgatgtcGAGCGTCTTTTCACGTGTCtcttggccacctggatgtctttggagaaatggctgttcataccttctgcccattctgtaattggattatttggtttttggggtgttgagtttgataagttctttatatatgttgaatactaaccctttatcagagatgccatctgcaaatatcttctcccattctgtaggttaccttttagttttgttgattatttccttcattgtgcagaagctttttattttgctgtagtcacaatagtttattttcgcttttgttttccttgcctcaggatgtgtctagcaagaagttgtggCCGATGtgaaagaggttactgcctgtgctctcttctaggatttttatggtttcatgtttccatttaggtctttaatgcattttgaatttggttttgcgtatgtgagaaagtggtccagtttcattcttctgcatgtggctgtccagtttccccaataccatttgttgaagagtctttttcccattagatactctttcctgctttgtggaagattaattgattatatagttgtgggtttatttctgggttttccgtTCTTGTCcgctgatctatgtgtctgtttttgtgccggtactaCCTTGTTCGAATCACTGCTATTTTGTAATTAACTTGAAGTCTgtaattgtgatgcctccagttttgtttttcttttccaatattgctttggctgttcagggtcttttgtggttccatagattctttgttctaggtctgtgaaaaacgctgtggtattttgataaggattgaatgaaatatgtagattgctttgggtcgtatggacattttaacaatatttgttttggTCCTTCATTATTTATGGTAATGCTCAGATTGTCCCAGACCCAGGAGTCCTTCATAGGGGCCTCCATGTCCTTCTGACAAGTCCCCATAATTGTTTGGATCcttatcctttcttcctttgtggtATAACTCCATGTTCCAGATTTATCTCCTATATTCCTCGCCCCAGCCTCGAACTCtgccatttctctaaggagcaCTGATTCTTTTAAGGGAGGAAGAGCATTTTGAGTCGGTGTCTGGGCACTGGGTTAACTCCATGCCACTGGGTGTCACTGCCTCTCGGCTGTCCCAGCAGAGCCAGCAAATCTATGGATGTGTTTACAAAACTGAAACGGCTGTACACGCATCCCAGGGCCAGTCTGGCACCAGGAGGCTTGTCCTGGCCACCTTTGCCAGAAGAGCAGTTCTCTCCCCCCGGTGTCAAAAGCCGCCAAACTGTGGATAGTCCCACCCCTGGCCTGCAGCTCACCCCTGAACATCCAGCCCCTCTTCATGGCCTGGGGCGCCAACCCAAAGCTGGTGCCCAAACACGCCGCCTCCCTCAACCCTTTACACTCGCAGCAGGAGCTGGTTCAAAGGACAGCAGTCCTTGATACCCATTCTGGAGTCCCAGCGTGTAAGGGGAGGGGGATTCCTGCCATTCTGTTATAACCTTCACAGCTAATGGGACAAGCAAAACACCCTCAATGTAAAATCCACGGGCCGTGTAATGGCGCAGGTGCTCGGATGTTGTTGTGAGGGCAGCAGGCCTCGTCGAAGGGTCAGGGCCTTTTTCGTAAGGAAGCGATGCTGGCCTCTTGTATGAAGTGTGGACAGCTAGACTGGTTAAGTGTGTTGCTTCTGAACGTTCGCCTAGATTTGTTTCAGAGGTGGCTTATGTCAATACGTCCAAGAAGTCCAGAGTATCTGTCACGTAAGTGTCACTTGGCAAACCCACGAATGTTGAATTACTAACATTAAACATCGGAAGAAGTTTGTGACGGTCACTGCAGCACAGCGTGGTAGGGGAGGCCAGTTCTGCAAGTGCGAGGGCTCTGCGGAAGCCGAGCTGGTGGCGGCTCCCTGGTCACCCTGCCGGCCTCGGGGTGGGCAGGCAGCTGGTGGCACGCGGCCGGCAGTGCGGAGGGCCGCGCTGTCACACTGCTGTCCGGAGCGAGAGGCCCTTCGCCCAGCCTGAGGTCAGTGGGGGCCCTGAACAATACTTGTGAAAGGTAAATAACGTCGTGTTTGTGTTTGAGAGGAACTCTTCGGCTACAGTGTGGGGAATGGACTGGAAACATGATGGATAACAACAGGCCGGTGTGTGAGGCTAGAGTcaaacacacattcttctctaagATGCCTGATGGCTCCTATTTTGTAccctttaaatatgattttagattatttaacagatttttattcCCCATCAAGGATCCTTTCGTTTTCCAAGGTTTTCGTAAGCTGTTGCCAGGTctgtccccccagcccctccaccgtCATCTCTGTTCTAGTTTCCATGCCGCCTTGGTGAGCGGTGGAGTTGAAAAAATGAAGCAGTTTTTTTAGGTGCTTGGCCTCCAAAAGTaacctaaaaatgaaatttttttttttgaaccttgaattaaagtttattttgtttggttgatGACATATACCGTACATTGACCGGTGCTGAAGTCAATCCAGGGTCGACTCAGTAGTATCATAGCCACAGTGAGCAAAATACCCGCTTTCTATTTTGCTTCCATCTGCTCAAAAGCAACAGTTCCATTCACACCCCTGACAGAGCGCAGGGGATCCTGGTTTGTGTGCGGGGGAGAGAGCGAAGCAGCCACATGGGGTTCAGGAGCGCACGTGTCTCGTGATCCTCTTTATCACGTGGCTACTGTTTACGACAGAAAATGACACGTTTTGTGCAAAGGTAAAACTAATCTTCAAGTGAGAAGGTGGACACAGTGTAAAATCAGCTTCAGAATAAAGATAATCTTgagcaaaatgtttttaagaactcAGAAAGCTGCCCCGGATAAGTCTTCTGTGCTGGAGGGTTGCTGAGGCGTGCGGGAGAGACGGGGTGTCAGGCCCCGTTCCTCTGTAAGTTGAGGAAGCGCTGGGCAGTCCATCGTGACCGCGATTCAGGCTGCGTGAGAAAACAGCCCGGCTCCACGGCCCGTGGGCGAAGGGGTTGAACGTCTCAGAAGTAGTTTATTCAGAGTAAATTAAGTCAGAgctaaaaatttatatttaactattttagtGGGCTCTTTGTTAAAAGAGATCTTACCTGGAGGAGTTTCTTTGAAGATACGTTGCCATGCATTTTGAGCGAAGAACTGAAATAACCAAGATTTGAGTTGTTTTGAGATCCAGGGGAGGCAGATACCGTCCTTTTacaaaggaaataacaagtgctggtcaGACGCAGTGTTCCTGGTGCCAGGAGGAACGTGGAGGTGTGCGGCGGAAACCTCCAGAATCCTTCAGACAGCAGCAGTGCCAGCATGGCGGAGGGGGCGGAGTGGAGTTCCTTCCCGGTGCACGCACGTAGGCTGCCCGTCAGGCCCGTGGCAGGCGGGCCTGTGAGCGCGGGCACCGCACGGCCGGCCGGGGGCTCGCTCCGCGGCTCTTCATGACGCTCCACGTGCTGCAGAGGGGGCATTTCCAGGAGTTCTAGAAACGTTTTGACTGGAGGTGGCATTTTTGGAGGGACTGTCTGCCTCCCCAGGGTAACTGCCTCAGATCGGGTGGGAGCCTGTGTCTCCGCATCAGTCCGCTGTCGGCCGCTCGACGGACATAAAGGATCGATGACAGAGTGCTTGCCTTCGATGTGAACCTCGAAGGCCAGTGGTGAGCCGCGCCGGGAGGCTCTGTTGGAGACGTGGCCGCTCATTTAGGAGGAGGACTAACGGCCACTGACGGGGCCTGGTTAGGACAGTTAGTGACTAGATGTGCTTCGATGCGTTTCGTGGACTGGGAGCGTAATCGCGAGCAGACGCCCTTTCTGTAGTAACGGCTGTTTGTAAATCTTCCAGAGCGTCCTGAGGAAAGGAGGCCACACGGAAATCGAACCTCAGCATT encodes the following:
- the TASOR2 gene encoding protein TASOR 2 isoform X5 is translated as MAASAHKSIFELSENALTSSWQGKLIIQGCLLCDITLWSSYNTSVPTQLPHELDFKYVMKVSSLKKRLPEAAFRKQNYLEQKVCCQDMCFRMYEVELSNKQGEKIDKLTEYIKNKQLAIIKCLEDRGFFILFTSSALIPETNFGDERTGLHGLHLFHASLPAGLKESKGEDDISSKVTPVLPALSCALLEAKKSFTEEVCPNTLVKRSFQELYKVDKGPSLIAASQNGIQETAFFGQLSNGFDLVPPAEKCPSQSLTQLKSYFSDPGGYVLEVSTAVDLLAERPQSPCISDGICDAGFSLVMTPDPEFLDSEVEVRKETETEKNPDEMFKARQGALVPLSTASNLRVQPKRKASTPPAVQSKRVNLCRPFPKRTPAGASKGSDSPTTLKLVKGPFPQKRKRGADVLAAQFVQTTRLDRKNQEAPISKDAPVATSVKRARKQEKSPVKTVPRAKPPVKKSPQKQRVNLVKGNQNPRIRKQPQPAKGETGSQLPSEISSVGQEDVIGINAAQKEDISVAQEDLPENSIVGCDSQALNMLADLALSAATSAAPPSEPANFPCSSESPQNDVLLSKEHPVRGTSDHEYHRGVKNQKGGLLPKPPSEKKSDPGSDSTVSPEEDSLTPGSLALVEAPSALPEETLETNDARQSSFVAVEHSYALLLAEHSKKHLQQRGIPGPAFAKNGPKGPEAGTPVGKVMPFRHQQSTSPLQKLSEDPVFKHRSRLLSSNLKDSYCSHTVFSCDGSFKVTFKCDTEYVFSLDSKYTNNPLEKTVIRALHGPWNTDLPDNVEEVKLLLHMWVALFYSNQNKVIRSSRKVVEHSNPAKYVSINSTLESFEFSEIEESSSVERCSADPLLETSETPRGHDAEVSFPDTNSLLPFMKPPPRGGLEFWVQNGQKEIFAREGHPDTPKSQNFIYSCNNEIIGGKAEQDPSHKLGTSNVMLSSIGSTQTNGPSVPEEDKTFEPLDSKRASYSDTVTQTLFSKTYDGLSNQSVICQKPAYSTLESKVDIFHAAVQTKTSALQGLSQQSSPVSDECQPALQRKDDTEYVMINLEPVTFTLEKNTYVPIQTEVVNRSDEPTTFNTELMKQESPATSLRHPVSTFEKAQTQGLTDVPSPATSKQKVTKYLCASSVSRETLGKEMCSLQKEIPAPGSSSPSDNSVVAEALSRVRSSNYSLPREEMKLSQEFVLQTQSLFGISSEEIIEPSQVEEVVSASASATLGESSSRNCIPSVGDTAESSSEPGSDTSGLKSENRNFESFNSAFTKQTSLSVSREDASLEFSEEDSDIDLTLTISPPTSPREEIPAGGLELRQEAPVSNLELQDTTEEIIGPEEVTLLENPEVDSANYTCVFPTVPEKALESKERKGDNLQTVTLILSKETCALEIAEEVNVTSDFPFASFIEEVSPASSPDPQDPAEAAQPSQAMSLCSLQLAGIRGESNDTFSRVESVDLALTEKDSSFVGPAHPVGQDDLTGVQQMPLSAEMPLGGSKHPGRKDSYLTLSGKVTEEIVPGEHGEGFSFSEKMPCCDTAELSQAASAAKYGEDVKLALEKLVTSGNPLQPVSVQNRNLSPLVLKTGEPPSSPRKMIENKSLADPFVSTAAPSGIVNVSLKQTSPKSIKKNLFSSDVKTDGGVYVQAQSLSSGSVGGADTQTHGHSDVPKLAFPSDGAALPHCPRPTDPETGFQTQETPVVRMASLLTNSDAEAKFHEEATDLGGVDCQSNTTSPKGKQKVHVLQDRAVWETKDLSAGLFPTCVPADSYHKRAITGGNTSREPCAAVVPQSCAPLVCGVSEEQMADKGSGEGPRAEENSGTVGGDVDVSGNSDIHYEPLSGESDQDSCGDCRDNKSEVEGSCTLRCSQTKKEEDASKDDYDSFLSLNNSDHEEWGYSTHTPGPEMGTAPRHRLVGFKKEDRCVPSYIQIRDLHGTPRTYANFTITKELTDTTRTLHSLKRHPSSTAQCGLLSSWTNTWQVADDLTQNTLDLEYLRFAHKLKQIVKKGDSRHSASSTSVFAKEPPLQSGAGAFPLTKVPEPPVLPLASRSRSPLVVTVVHSGARQQSPCGTGLTLASVDSSSFWKESGPSRNRLANSERNQTVSFHLNKLKYNTTLKEPRNDISLILNEYAEFNKVMMNSSPVGFPEKGSNVASGEAASRELYSSFPRAASYEDVITDLCASLHVKLKSVVKEACKSPFLFYLLETEDQSFFVRTKSVLRKGGHTEIEPQHFCQAFHRENDTLLVVIRNEDIALHLHQIPFLLKLKRFPSVLFAGVDGPEDVLEYTYQELFQTGGFVVSDDKILETITLAQLKDVVRTLEQLNGNGRWKWLLHYRENKKLRGDVRVDSVAQKKNLILKSYQSANLIELLPYHQCDFRAPTKAEHLKCLLNLQVQHVHARFAVFLTEKLTVSREVFENSGILVTDVNNFIENTPKIAAPFKSSYW